The Anas acuta chromosome 18, bAnaAcu1.1, whole genome shotgun sequence genome has a segment encoding these proteins:
- the MBTD1 gene encoding MBT domain-containing protein 1 isoform X5, with translation MEDTKELTEHTSRTERKRRDSFGMFDGYDSCSEDTSSSSSSDESEEEVAPLPSSLPIIKNNGQVYTYPDGKSGMATCEMCGMVGVRDAFYSKTKRFCSVSCSRSYSSNSKKASILARLQVAGKPPTKKAKVLQKQPLVAKLAAYAQYQATLQNQAKTKAAVPVEGFSWGNYINSNSFTAAPVTCFKHAPMGTCWGDISEGVRVEVPNTDCSLPTKVFWIAGIVKLAGYNALLRYEGFENDSSLDFWCNVCGSDIHPVGWCATSGKPLVPPRTIQHKYTNWKAFLVKRLTGAKTLPPDFSQKVSESMQYPFKTSMRVEVVDKTHLCRTRVAVVESVIGGRLRLVYEESEDKTDDFWCHMYSPLIHHIGWSRSIGHRFKRSDITKKQDAHFDAPAHLFMKVKEVDTAGEWFKEGMKLEAIDPLNLSAICVATIRKVLADGYLMIGIDGSEAADGSDWFCYHATSPSIFPVGFCEINMIELTPPRGYAKLPFKWFDYLRETDSIAAPVKLFNKEVPNHGFHVGMKLEAVDLMEPRLVCVATVTRIIHRLLRIHFDGWEDEYDQWVDCESPDLYPVGWCQLTGYQLQPPAPQSSRDNQSSSSKQKKKSKSQQYKGHKKKRKIPVGKKPVSLSSLPMAGGVRRSFSGDDELTPPPYRTLPAQTAPEAFQPPRTSQDFSPSLKTARVFPTWKMTEK, from the exons acagAACATACTTCAcgaacagaaaggaaaagacgCGATTCATTCGGGATGTTTGACGGTTATGATAGTTGTAGTGaggacaccagcagcagctccagttCAGATGAGAGTGAAGAAGAGGTTGCTCCTTTGCCATCCAGTCTCCCAATCATAAAGAACAATGGACAGGTCTATACTTATCCAGATGGTAAATCTGGCATGG CTACATGCGAGATGTGTGGAATGGTTGGTGTCCGTGACGCTTTTTACTCTAAAACGAAACGCTTCTGCAGTGTATCATGTTCCAGAAGCTATTCATCGAACTCCAAGAAGGCCAGCATTCTGGCCAGACTTCAGGTAGCG ggTAAACCTCCAACAAAAAAGGCTAAAGTTCTACAAAAACAACCATTGGTGGCTAAATTAGCAGCATATGCTCAGTACCAAGCAACTTTACAAAACCAGGCAAAGACTAAAGCAG CTGTCCCTGTGGAAGGCTTCAGCTGGGGTAACTACATCAATAGCAATAGCTTTACGGCAGCTCCTGTGACCTGTTTTAAACAT GCACCTATGGGGACATGCTGGGGTGATATCTCAGAAGGAGTACGAGTGGAGGTTCCAAACACGGACTGCAGCCTACCTACCAAAGTCTTCTGGATAGCTGGAATTGTAAAATTAGCAg gctACAATGCTCTGCTAAGATATGAAGGCTTTGAAAATGATTCAAGCCTTGACTTCTGGTGCAACGTTTGTGGGTCTGATATCCACCCGGTTGGTTGGTGTGCTACCAGTGGAAAGCCTCTAGTCCCTCCTCGAA CCATCCAACACAAATACACAAACTGGAAAGCTTTTCTAGTGAAACGACTTACTGGTGCCAAAACACTTCCTCCTGACTTTTCTCAGAAG gTGTCTGAAAGTATGCAGTATCCGTTCAAAACTTCCATGAGAGTAGAAGTTGTTGACAAAACACACCTTTGTCGAACAAGGGTAGCGGTTGTAGAGAGTGTCATTGGGGGACGGTTAAGATTGGTATATGAAGAAAGTGAAGACAAAACTGATGACTTCTGGTGCCATATGTACAGTCCACTCATTCATCACATTGGTTGGTCTCGAAGTATAGGACATAGATTCAAAAGATCTG ATATTACAAAGAAACAGGATGCACATTTTGATGCACCCGCACACTTATTTATGAAG gTAAAAGAGGTTGACACAGCTGGAGAATGGTTTAAAGAAGGAATGAAATTGGAAGCTATAGACCCCTTAAACCTTTCAGCAATATGTGTGGCAACTATTAGAAAG gTTTTAGCAGATGGCTATCTTATGATTGGGATTGATGGCTCAGAAGCAGCAGATGGGTCTGATTGGTTTTGTTACCATGCCACTTCCCCTTCTATTTTCCCTGTtggtttctgtgaaattaaCATGATTGAACTAACTCCACCCAGAG GGTATGCAAAACTCCCTTTCAAATGGTTTGACTACCTCAGGGAAACTGACTCAATAGCAGCACCTGTAAAGCTCTTCAATAAG GAAGTTCCAAACCATGGGTTTCATGTTGGAATGAAACTGGAGGCTGTTGATCTGATGGAACCTCGCCTGGTATGTGTGGCCACAGTAACTCGCATTATCCATCGTCTGTTGAGGATACACTTTGATGGGTGGGAAGATGAATATGATCAGTGGGTGGATTGCGAGTCCCCAGACCTCTATCCAGTGGGATGGTGTCAGCTAACTGGATATCAACTACAGCCTCCAGCACCACAGT catcAAGAGATAACCAGTCAAGTtcatcaaaacagaagaaaaaatcaaaatcgCAACAGTACAAAGGACATAAGAAAA AGAGGAAGATACCAGTTGGGAAGAAACCTGTCAGTTTGTCCAGCCTACCCATGGCAGGTGGGGTGCGGAGGAGCTTCTCTGGTGATGACGAGTTGACTCCTCCTCCATATCGAACCCTTCCAGCACAGACAGCCCCGGAGGCCTTCCAGCCTCCCAGGACTAGCCAAGATTTCAGTCCCAGCCTCAAAACAG cacGAGTGTTTCCAACATGgaagatgacagaaaaataa
- the MBTD1 gene encoding MBT domain-containing protein 1 isoform X1 → MEDTKELTEHTSRTERKRRDSFGMFDGYDSCSEDTSSSSSSDESEEEVAPLPSSLPIIKNNGQVYTYPDGKSGMATCEMCGMVGVRDAFYSKTKRFCSVSCSRSYSSNSKKASILARLQVAGKPPTKKAKVLQKQPLVAKLAAYAQYQATLQNQAKTKAAVPVEGFSWGNYINSNSFTAAPVTCFKHAPMGTCWGDISEGVRVEVPNTDCSLPTKVFWIAGIVKLAGYNALLRYEGFENDSSLDFWCNVCGSDIHPVGWCATSGKPLVPPRTIQHKYTNWKAFLVKRLTGAKTLPPDFSQKVSESMQYPFKTSMRVEVVDKTHLCRTRVAVVESVIGGRLRLVYEESEDKTDDFWCHMYSPLIHHIGWSRSIGHRFKRSDITKKQDAHFDAPAHLFMKVKEVDTAGEWFKEGMKLEAIDPLNLSAICVATIRKVLADGYLMIGIDGSEAADGSDWFCYHATSPSIFPVGFCEINMIELTPPRGYAKLPFKWFDYLRETDSIAAPVKLFNKEVPNHGFHVGMKLEAVDLMEPRLVCVATVTRIIHRLLRIHFDGWEDEYDQWVDCESPDLYPVGWCQLTGYQLQPPAPQSSRDNQSSSSKQKKKSKSQQYKGHKKKRKIPVGKKPVSLSSLPMAGGVRRSFSGDDELTPPPYRTLPAQTAPEAFQPPRTSQDFSPSLKTVSSLQLKEELLDGEEYSFLQGASDQESNGSASYYIKQEP, encoded by the exons acagAACATACTTCAcgaacagaaaggaaaagacgCGATTCATTCGGGATGTTTGACGGTTATGATAGTTGTAGTGaggacaccagcagcagctccagttCAGATGAGAGTGAAGAAGAGGTTGCTCCTTTGCCATCCAGTCTCCCAATCATAAAGAACAATGGACAGGTCTATACTTATCCAGATGGTAAATCTGGCATGG CTACATGCGAGATGTGTGGAATGGTTGGTGTCCGTGACGCTTTTTACTCTAAAACGAAACGCTTCTGCAGTGTATCATGTTCCAGAAGCTATTCATCGAACTCCAAGAAGGCCAGCATTCTGGCCAGACTTCAGGTAGCG ggTAAACCTCCAACAAAAAAGGCTAAAGTTCTACAAAAACAACCATTGGTGGCTAAATTAGCAGCATATGCTCAGTACCAAGCAACTTTACAAAACCAGGCAAAGACTAAAGCAG CTGTCCCTGTGGAAGGCTTCAGCTGGGGTAACTACATCAATAGCAATAGCTTTACGGCAGCTCCTGTGACCTGTTTTAAACAT GCACCTATGGGGACATGCTGGGGTGATATCTCAGAAGGAGTACGAGTGGAGGTTCCAAACACGGACTGCAGCCTACCTACCAAAGTCTTCTGGATAGCTGGAATTGTAAAATTAGCAg gctACAATGCTCTGCTAAGATATGAAGGCTTTGAAAATGATTCAAGCCTTGACTTCTGGTGCAACGTTTGTGGGTCTGATATCCACCCGGTTGGTTGGTGTGCTACCAGTGGAAAGCCTCTAGTCCCTCCTCGAA CCATCCAACACAAATACACAAACTGGAAAGCTTTTCTAGTGAAACGACTTACTGGTGCCAAAACACTTCCTCCTGACTTTTCTCAGAAG gTGTCTGAAAGTATGCAGTATCCGTTCAAAACTTCCATGAGAGTAGAAGTTGTTGACAAAACACACCTTTGTCGAACAAGGGTAGCGGTTGTAGAGAGTGTCATTGGGGGACGGTTAAGATTGGTATATGAAGAAAGTGAAGACAAAACTGATGACTTCTGGTGCCATATGTACAGTCCACTCATTCATCACATTGGTTGGTCTCGAAGTATAGGACATAGATTCAAAAGATCTG ATATTACAAAGAAACAGGATGCACATTTTGATGCACCCGCACACTTATTTATGAAG gTAAAAGAGGTTGACACAGCTGGAGAATGGTTTAAAGAAGGAATGAAATTGGAAGCTATAGACCCCTTAAACCTTTCAGCAATATGTGTGGCAACTATTAGAAAG gTTTTAGCAGATGGCTATCTTATGATTGGGATTGATGGCTCAGAAGCAGCAGATGGGTCTGATTGGTTTTGTTACCATGCCACTTCCCCTTCTATTTTCCCTGTtggtttctgtgaaattaaCATGATTGAACTAACTCCACCCAGAG GGTATGCAAAACTCCCTTTCAAATGGTTTGACTACCTCAGGGAAACTGACTCAATAGCAGCACCTGTAAAGCTCTTCAATAAG GAAGTTCCAAACCATGGGTTTCATGTTGGAATGAAACTGGAGGCTGTTGATCTGATGGAACCTCGCCTGGTATGTGTGGCCACAGTAACTCGCATTATCCATCGTCTGTTGAGGATACACTTTGATGGGTGGGAAGATGAATATGATCAGTGGGTGGATTGCGAGTCCCCAGACCTCTATCCAGTGGGATGGTGTCAGCTAACTGGATATCAACTACAGCCTCCAGCACCACAGT catcAAGAGATAACCAGTCAAGTtcatcaaaacagaagaaaaaatcaaaatcgCAACAGTACAAAGGACATAAGAAAA AGAGGAAGATACCAGTTGGGAAGAAACCTGTCAGTTTGTCCAGCCTACCCATGGCAGGTGGGGTGCGGAGGAGCTTCTCTGGTGATGACGAGTTGACTCCTCCTCCATATCGAACCCTTCCAGCACAGACAGCCCCGGAGGCCTTCCAGCCTCCCAGGACTAGCCAAGATTTCAGTCCCAGCCTCAAAACAG tgtCTTCATTGCAGCTGAAGGAGGAGTTGCTAGACGGAGAAGAATATAGCTTCCTTCAAGGAGCATCTGATCAGGAAAGCAACGGATCTGCCAGTTACTACATTAAACAAGAACCATAA
- the MBTD1 gene encoding MBT domain-containing protein 1 isoform X4: MFDGYDSCSEDTSSSSSSDESEEEVAPLPSSLPIIKNNGQVYTYPDGKSGMATCEMCGMVGVRDAFYSKTKRFCSVSCSRSYSSNSKKASILARLQVAGKPPTKKAKVLQKQPLVAKLAAYAQYQATLQNQAKTKAAVPVEGFSWGNYINSNSFTAAPVTCFKHAPMGTCWGDISEGVRVEVPNTDCSLPTKVFWIAGIVKLAGYNALLRYEGFENDSSLDFWCNVCGSDIHPVGWCATSGKPLVPPRTIQHKYTNWKAFLVKRLTGAKTLPPDFSQKVSESMQYPFKTSMRVEVVDKTHLCRTRVAVVESVIGGRLRLVYEESEDKTDDFWCHMYSPLIHHIGWSRSIGHRFKRSDITKKQDAHFDAPAHLFMKVKEVDTAGEWFKEGMKLEAIDPLNLSAICVATIRKVLADGYLMIGIDGSEAADGSDWFCYHATSPSIFPVGFCEINMIELTPPRGYAKLPFKWFDYLRETDSIAAPVKLFNKEVPNHGFHVGMKLEAVDLMEPRLVCVATVTRIIHRLLRIHFDGWEDEYDQWVDCESPDLYPVGWCQLTGYQLQPPAPQSSRDNQSSSSKQKKKSKSQQYKGHKKKRKIPVGKKPVSLSSLPMAGGVRRSFSGDDELTPPPYRTLPAQTAPEAFQPPRTSQDFSPSLKTVSSLQLKEELLDGEEYSFLQGASDQESNGSASYYIKQEP; the protein is encoded by the exons ATGTTTGACGGTTATGATAGTTGTAGTGaggacaccagcagcagctccagttCAGATGAGAGTGAAGAAGAGGTTGCTCCTTTGCCATCCAGTCTCCCAATCATAAAGAACAATGGACAGGTCTATACTTATCCAGATGGTAAATCTGGCATGG CTACATGCGAGATGTGTGGAATGGTTGGTGTCCGTGACGCTTTTTACTCTAAAACGAAACGCTTCTGCAGTGTATCATGTTCCAGAAGCTATTCATCGAACTCCAAGAAGGCCAGCATTCTGGCCAGACTTCAGGTAGCG ggTAAACCTCCAACAAAAAAGGCTAAAGTTCTACAAAAACAACCATTGGTGGCTAAATTAGCAGCATATGCTCAGTACCAAGCAACTTTACAAAACCAGGCAAAGACTAAAGCAG CTGTCCCTGTGGAAGGCTTCAGCTGGGGTAACTACATCAATAGCAATAGCTTTACGGCAGCTCCTGTGACCTGTTTTAAACAT GCACCTATGGGGACATGCTGGGGTGATATCTCAGAAGGAGTACGAGTGGAGGTTCCAAACACGGACTGCAGCCTACCTACCAAAGTCTTCTGGATAGCTGGAATTGTAAAATTAGCAg gctACAATGCTCTGCTAAGATATGAAGGCTTTGAAAATGATTCAAGCCTTGACTTCTGGTGCAACGTTTGTGGGTCTGATATCCACCCGGTTGGTTGGTGTGCTACCAGTGGAAAGCCTCTAGTCCCTCCTCGAA CCATCCAACACAAATACACAAACTGGAAAGCTTTTCTAGTGAAACGACTTACTGGTGCCAAAACACTTCCTCCTGACTTTTCTCAGAAG gTGTCTGAAAGTATGCAGTATCCGTTCAAAACTTCCATGAGAGTAGAAGTTGTTGACAAAACACACCTTTGTCGAACAAGGGTAGCGGTTGTAGAGAGTGTCATTGGGGGACGGTTAAGATTGGTATATGAAGAAAGTGAAGACAAAACTGATGACTTCTGGTGCCATATGTACAGTCCACTCATTCATCACATTGGTTGGTCTCGAAGTATAGGACATAGATTCAAAAGATCTG ATATTACAAAGAAACAGGATGCACATTTTGATGCACCCGCACACTTATTTATGAAG gTAAAAGAGGTTGACACAGCTGGAGAATGGTTTAAAGAAGGAATGAAATTGGAAGCTATAGACCCCTTAAACCTTTCAGCAATATGTGTGGCAACTATTAGAAAG gTTTTAGCAGATGGCTATCTTATGATTGGGATTGATGGCTCAGAAGCAGCAGATGGGTCTGATTGGTTTTGTTACCATGCCACTTCCCCTTCTATTTTCCCTGTtggtttctgtgaaattaaCATGATTGAACTAACTCCACCCAGAG GGTATGCAAAACTCCCTTTCAAATGGTTTGACTACCTCAGGGAAACTGACTCAATAGCAGCACCTGTAAAGCTCTTCAATAAG GAAGTTCCAAACCATGGGTTTCATGTTGGAATGAAACTGGAGGCTGTTGATCTGATGGAACCTCGCCTGGTATGTGTGGCCACAGTAACTCGCATTATCCATCGTCTGTTGAGGATACACTTTGATGGGTGGGAAGATGAATATGATCAGTGGGTGGATTGCGAGTCCCCAGACCTCTATCCAGTGGGATGGTGTCAGCTAACTGGATATCAACTACAGCCTCCAGCACCACAGT catcAAGAGATAACCAGTCAAGTtcatcaaaacagaagaaaaaatcaaaatcgCAACAGTACAAAGGACATAAGAAAA AGAGGAAGATACCAGTTGGGAAGAAACCTGTCAGTTTGTCCAGCCTACCCATGGCAGGTGGGGTGCGGAGGAGCTTCTCTGGTGATGACGAGTTGACTCCTCCTCCATATCGAACCCTTCCAGCACAGACAGCCCCGGAGGCCTTCCAGCCTCCCAGGACTAGCCAAGATTTCAGTCCCAGCCTCAAAACAG tgtCTTCATTGCAGCTGAAGGAGGAGTTGCTAGACGGAGAAGAATATAGCTTCCTTCAAGGAGCATCTGATCAGGAAAGCAACGGATCTGCCAGTTACTACATTAAACAAGAACCATAA
- the MBTD1 gene encoding MBT domain-containing protein 1 isoform X9 translates to MGTCWGDISEGVRVEVPNTDCSLPTKVFWIAGIVKLAGYNALLRYEGFENDSSLDFWCNVCGSDIHPVGWCATSGKPLVPPRTIQHKYTNWKAFLVKRLTGAKTLPPDFSQKVSESMQYPFKTSMRVEVVDKTHLCRTRVAVVESVIGGRLRLVYEESEDKTDDFWCHMYSPLIHHIGWSRSIGHRFKRSDITKKQDAHFDAPAHLFMKVKEVDTAGEWFKEGMKLEAIDPLNLSAICVATIRKVLADGYLMIGIDGSEAADGSDWFCYHATSPSIFPVGFCEINMIELTPPRGYAKLPFKWFDYLRETDSIAAPVKLFNKEVPNHGFHVGMKLEAVDLMEPRLVCVATVTRIIHRLLRIHFDGWEDEYDQWVDCESPDLYPVGWCQLTGYQLQPPAPQSSRDNQSSSSKQKKKSKSQQYKGHKKKRKIPVGKKPVSLSSLPMAGGVRRSFSGDDELTPPPYRTLPAQTAPEAFQPPRTSQDFSPSLKTVSSLQLKEELLDGEEYSFLQGASDQESNGSASYYIKQEP, encoded by the exons ATGGGGACATGCTGGGGTGATATCTCAGAAGGAGTACGAGTGGAGGTTCCAAACACGGACTGCAGCCTACCTACCAAAGTCTTCTGGATAGCTGGAATTGTAAAATTAGCAg gctACAATGCTCTGCTAAGATATGAAGGCTTTGAAAATGATTCAAGCCTTGACTTCTGGTGCAACGTTTGTGGGTCTGATATCCACCCGGTTGGTTGGTGTGCTACCAGTGGAAAGCCTCTAGTCCCTCCTCGAA CCATCCAACACAAATACACAAACTGGAAAGCTTTTCTAGTGAAACGACTTACTGGTGCCAAAACACTTCCTCCTGACTTTTCTCAGAAG gTGTCTGAAAGTATGCAGTATCCGTTCAAAACTTCCATGAGAGTAGAAGTTGTTGACAAAACACACCTTTGTCGAACAAGGGTAGCGGTTGTAGAGAGTGTCATTGGGGGACGGTTAAGATTGGTATATGAAGAAAGTGAAGACAAAACTGATGACTTCTGGTGCCATATGTACAGTCCACTCATTCATCACATTGGTTGGTCTCGAAGTATAGGACATAGATTCAAAAGATCTG ATATTACAAAGAAACAGGATGCACATTTTGATGCACCCGCACACTTATTTATGAAG gTAAAAGAGGTTGACACAGCTGGAGAATGGTTTAAAGAAGGAATGAAATTGGAAGCTATAGACCCCTTAAACCTTTCAGCAATATGTGTGGCAACTATTAGAAAG gTTTTAGCAGATGGCTATCTTATGATTGGGATTGATGGCTCAGAAGCAGCAGATGGGTCTGATTGGTTTTGTTACCATGCCACTTCCCCTTCTATTTTCCCTGTtggtttctgtgaaattaaCATGATTGAACTAACTCCACCCAGAG GGTATGCAAAACTCCCTTTCAAATGGTTTGACTACCTCAGGGAAACTGACTCAATAGCAGCACCTGTAAAGCTCTTCAATAAG GAAGTTCCAAACCATGGGTTTCATGTTGGAATGAAACTGGAGGCTGTTGATCTGATGGAACCTCGCCTGGTATGTGTGGCCACAGTAACTCGCATTATCCATCGTCTGTTGAGGATACACTTTGATGGGTGGGAAGATGAATATGATCAGTGGGTGGATTGCGAGTCCCCAGACCTCTATCCAGTGGGATGGTGTCAGCTAACTGGATATCAACTACAGCCTCCAGCACCACAGT catcAAGAGATAACCAGTCAAGTtcatcaaaacagaagaaaaaatcaaaatcgCAACAGTACAAAGGACATAAGAAAA AGAGGAAGATACCAGTTGGGAAGAAACCTGTCAGTTTGTCCAGCCTACCCATGGCAGGTGGGGTGCGGAGGAGCTTCTCTGGTGATGACGAGTTGACTCCTCCTCCATATCGAACCCTTCCAGCACAGACAGCCCCGGAGGCCTTCCAGCCTCCCAGGACTAGCCAAGATTTCAGTCCCAGCCTCAAAACAG tgtCTTCATTGCAGCTGAAGGAGGAGTTGCTAGACGGAGAAGAATATAGCTTCCTTCAAGGAGCATCTGATCAGGAAAGCAACGGATCTGCCAGTTACTACATTAAACAAGAACCATAA